Proteins encoded by one window of Glycine soja cultivar W05 chromosome 15, ASM419377v2, whole genome shotgun sequence:
- the LOC114388637 gene encoding probable disease resistance protein At4g27220 isoform X2, which translates to MDAIAHVPGVSEIANYVITFIKGQIGYISSYDENLEKLITEAQTLKDTQDGVQHRVVEAERHGDKIENIVQNWLKKANEMVAAANKVIDVEGTRWCLGHYCPYLWTRCQLSKSFEKITKEISDVIEKGKFDTISYRDAPDLTITPFSRGYEALESRTSMLSEIKEILKDPKMYMIGVHGMGGVGKTTLVNELAWQVKNDGSFGAVAIATITSSPNVENVQDQIVVAICGKNLEHTTKVGRMGELRRRIKAQNNVLIILDDIWSELDLTEVGIPFGDEHNGCKLVITSREREVLIKMDTQKDFNLTALLEEDSWNLFQKIAGNVVNEVSIKPIAEEVAKCCAGLPLLITAVAKGLRKKEVHAWRVALKQLKEFKHKELENNVYPALKLSYDFLDTEELKSLFLFIGSFGLNHILTEDLFRCCWGLGFYGGVDKLMEARDTHYTLINELRASSLLLEGELDWVGMHDVVRDVAKSIASKSPPIDPTYPTYADQFGKCHYIRFQSSLTEVQADNLFSGMMKEVMTLSLYEMSFTPFLPPSLNLLIKLRSLNLRRCKLGDIRMVAKLSNLEILSLEKSSIEELPEEITHLTHLRLLNLTDCYELRVIPTNLTSNLTCLEELYMGGCNSIEWEVEGSRSESKNASLSELQNLHNLTTLEISIKDTSVLSRGFQFPAKLETYNILIGNISEWGRSQNWYGEALGPSRTLKLTGSSWTSISSLTTVEDLRLAELKGVKDLLYDLDVEGFPQLKHLHIHGSDELLHIINSRRLRNPHSSAFPNLKSLLLYNLYTMEEICHGPIPTLSFAKLEVIKVRNCHGLDNLLLYSLARNLSQLHEMEINNCRCMKEIIAMEEHEDEKELLEIVLPELRSLALVELTRLQSFCLPLTVDMGDPSIQGIPLALFNQQVVTPKLETLELYDMDICKIWDDKLPLHSCFQNLTHLIVGRCNSLTSLFASWMGRGLVKLQYLTIYCCQMLKAIFVQEDQFPNSETVEISIMNDWKSIRPNQEPPNSFHHNLKINIYDCESMDFVFPVSAAKELRQHQFLEIRSCGIKNIFEKSDITCDMTHVYLEKITVEKCPGMKTIIPSFVLFQCLDKLIVSSCHTLVNIIRPSTTTSLPNLRILRISECDELEEIYGSNNESDDAPLGEIAFRKLEELTLKYLPRLTSFCQGSYDFRFPSLQIVSIEECPVMDTFCQGNITTPSLTKVEYRLSRDNWCRIEDHWYGDLNTTVRTVFTKKVHINQISVSI; encoded by the exons GGCTCAAACTCTGAAGGATACTCAAGACGGTGTGCAACACCGGGTTGTTGAGGCTGAAAGGCATGGAGACAAGATTGAAAATATTGTACAGAACTGGCTGAAGAAAGCAAATGAAATGGTTGCTGCGGCAAATAAAGTTATTGATGTTGAAGGAACTAGATGGTGTCTGGGACATTATTGTCCCTATCTGTGGACAAGATGTCAGCTGAGCAagagttttgaaaaaattacaaaagagaTTTCAGATGTCATAGAGAAAGGAAAATTTGATACAATTTCTTACCGTGATGCCCCTGATCTCACAATTACACCATTTTCTAGAGGTTATGAAGCACTGGAGTCCAGAACATCAATGCTGAGTGAGATTAAGGAAATTCTTAAGGATCCTAAAATGTACATGATTGGGGTGCATGGGATGGGTGGCGTGGGTAAAACAACTCTTGTGAATGAGTTAGCTTGGCAAGTGAAGAATGATGGCTCGTTTGGTGCTGTGGCTATTGCGACCATAACCAGTTCTCCAAATGTGGAAAATGTCCAAGACCAAATTGTTGTAGCTATATGTGGTAAAAATCTTGAACACACGACAAAAGTAGGAAGAATGGGAGAATTGCGTCGAAGGATAAAAGCACAGAACAATGTTCTCATTATTCTTGATGACATTTGGAGTGAACTTGATTTGACAGAAGTGGGAATTCCTTTTGGTGATGAACACAATGGTTGCAAATTGGTAATAACTTCCAGAGAACGTGAAGTGCTGATAAAGATGGACACTCAAAAAGATTTTAATCTTACAGCTTTACTGGAGGAAGATAGTTGGAATTTGTTCCAGAAAATAGCAGGTAATGTTGTTAATGAAGTTAGTATAAAACCAATTGCAGAAGAAGTGGCAAAATGTTGTGCTGGTTTGCCTCTTTTGATCACAGCCGTGGCAAAGGGTTTGAGAAAAAAGGAAGTCCATGCTTGGAGGGTTGCCCTAAAACAACTAAAGGAATTTAAGCATAAAGAGTTGGAGAATAATGTCTACCCTGCTTTGAAGTTAAGTTATGATTTTTTAGATACAGAGGAATTGAAGTCACTATTCTTATTCATTGGTTCATTTGGACTAAATCATATCCTCACTGAAGATTTGTTTAGATGTTGTTGGGGGTTGGGCTTTTATGGTGGCGTGGACAAATTGATGGAGGCAAGAGACACACATTACACATTAATAAATGAGCTTAGGGCCTCTTCATTATTGCTTGAAGGTGAACTTGATTGGGTTGGAATGCATGATGTTGTACGTGACGTGGCTAAATCAATTGCATCTAAGTCTCCTCCGATCGATCCGACCTATCCCACCTATGCAGATCAGTTTGGCAAGTGTCATTATATTAGATTTCAGTCTTCTTTGACTGAAGTCCAAGCTGATAACTTATTCTCTGGGATGATGAAAGAAGTGATGACTTTGAGTTTATATGAAATGTCCTTCACCCCTTTCCTACCCCCTTCTCTCAATCTCTTGATTAAGCTTCGCTCATTGAATCTAAGAAGATGTAAATTGGGAGACATAAGGATGGTGGCAAAACTCTCAAATTTAGAAATTCTTTCCTTGGAGAAGTCTAGTATTGAAGAGCTCCCAGAAGAAATAACACATCTGACTCATCTTCGTTTGCTAAATTTAACAGACTGCTATGAACTAAGAGTCATTCCTACAAATCTTACATCAAATTTGACGTGCTTAGAAGAATTGTACATGGGGGGTTGCAATAGTATTGAATGGGAAGTTGAAGGAAGCAGAAGTGAAAGCAAGAACGCTAGTTTAAGTGAGTTACAGAATTTGCATAATTTGACAACTTTGGAGATATCAATCAAAGATACTTCGGTTTTGTCAAGGGGCTTCCAGTTCCCTGCAAAGCTCGAAACATACAACATATTGATTGGTAATATTTCAGAATGGGGTCGGTCTCAAAATTGGTATGGTGAAGCTCTAGGACCCTCAAGAACGCTTAAGCTCACGGGCTCTTCGTGGACGAGCATATCGTCGTTGACCACAGTTGAGGACTTGAGGCTTGCTGAATTAAAAGGGGTTAAGGATTTGCTGTATGATTTGGATGTGGAAGGTTTTCCTCAATTAAAGCATCTGCATATTCATGGTAGTGATGAATTGTTGCACATCATTAACTCAAGAAGGTTAAGGAATCCCCATTCATCCGCATTCCCCAATTTGAAGTCTTTGCTTCTTTACAATCTATATACAATGGAAGAAATATGTCATGGTCCAATTCCAACACTGTCTTTTGCAAAGCTTGAAGTTATTAAAGTTAGAAATTGTCATGGATTGGATAATTTACTTTTGTATTCCCTCGCAAGAAACCTTTCTCAACTTCATGAGATGGAAATTAATAATTGCAGATGTATGAAAGAGATCATTGCTATGGAAGAACATGAGGATGAGAAAGAGCTTCTTGAGATTGTTCTACCTGAATTGCGTTCTCTCGCATTAGTTGAATTAACTAGGCTTCAGAGTTTCTGTTTGCCTCTTACAGTCGATATGGGTGATCCATCCATTCAAGGAATTCCTCTAGCACTGTTTAATCAACAG GTGGTGACCCCTAAACTTGAAACATTGGAGTTGTATGACATGGATATTTGCAAGATATGGGATGATAAACTTCCACTTCATTCTTGCTTTCAAAACTTGACACATTTAATAGTTGGCAGATGTAATAGTTTAACAAGTTTATTCGCATCCTGGATGGGAAGAGGATTGGTCAAACTACAATATCTTACTATTTACTGTTGTCAAATGTTGAAAGCCATATTCGTCCAAGAG GATCAATTTCCAAACTCGGAGACAGTGGAAATCAGCATCATGAATGATTGGAAATCAATACGGCCTAATCAAGAGCCTCCAAATTCCTTCCATCACAATCTGAAGATTAACATTTATGACTGTGAAAGCATGGATTTTGTCTTTCCCGTATCCGCGGCTAAAGAGCTTCGGCAGCACCAATTTCTTGAAATAAGATCATGTGGCATaaagaatatttttgaaaaaagtgATATTACTTGTGATATGACCCATGTTTACCTTGAAAAAATAACTGTAGAGAAGTGTCCAGGCATGAAGACCATAATTCCATCCTTTGTGCTATTTCAGTGTTTAGATAAATTGATTGTGTCCAGTTGTCATACACTGGTCAATATTATAAGGCCATCAACAACCACAAGTTTACCAAACCTCCGCATTTTAAGGATAAGTGAATGTGATGAGCTAGAGGAAATTTATGGAAGCAATAATGAGAGTGATGATGCACCATTGGGCGAGATTGCTTTTAGGAAATTGGAGGAATTGACATTGAAATACTTACCGAGGCTCACAAGCTTTTGCCAGGGAAGTTACGATTTCAGGTTTCCATCACTACAAATTGTAAGTATTGAAGAATGTCCAGTGATGGACACTTTTTGTCAGGGAAACATAACCACACCAAGCCTCACAAAGGTGGAATATAGATTGAGTAGAGATAATTGGTGTAGGATTGAAGATCATTGGTATGGCGACCTTAATACTACTGTTAGAACAGTTTTCACTAAAAAGGTACACATCAACCAAATTTCAG TATCTATATGA
- the LOC114387422 gene encoding uncharacterized protein LOC114387422 has protein sequence MSSSEGVFEQGIEFSEANNVLLMSLMEEEQEEEYYGDDRLVSMIQSLEAEITDTEMGQMYEMGHVDDQDRSASVGVPDHWVDLELISSLPFDEMNAWIPYGYGMMEHVEMEYEAGNGVDDLQLCFGAFLDQQYRENHYLAQGPSDAVF, from the coding sequence ATGTCTTCCTCAGAGGGTGTCTTTGAACAGGGAATTGAGTTCTCAGAAGCCAACAATGTTCTTCTCATGTCTCTAAtggaagaagaacaagaagaagagtACTATGGCGATGATAGACTTGTGAGCATGATTCAATCATTGGAGGCAGAGATCACTGACACTGAAATGGGTCAAATGTATGAGATGGGACACGTGGATGATCAAGATCGCTCCGCGTCAGTCGGTGTCCCTGATCATTGGGTTGACTTGGAATTGATCTCTTCCTTGCCCTTTGATGAGATGAATGCATGGATCCCTTATGGATATGGGATGATGGAACATGTAGAAATGGAATATGAAGCTGGAAATGGTGTTGATGATCTTCAATTGTGTTTTGGAGCATTCTTGGATCAACAATATAGAGAAAATCATTATTTGGCACAAGGACCAAGTGATGCAGTGTTCTGA
- the LOC114388637 gene encoding probable disease resistance protein At4g27220 isoform X1 codes for MDAIAHVPGVSEIANYVITFIKGQIGYISSYDENLEKLITEAQTLKDTQDGVQHRVVEAERHGDKIENIVQNWLKKANEMVAAANKVIDVEGTRWCLGHYCPYLWTRCQLSKSFEKITKEISDVIEKGKFDTISYRDAPDLTITPFSRGYEALESRTSMLSEIKEILKDPKMYMIGVHGMGGVGKTTLVNELAWQVKNDGSFGAVAIATITSSPNVENVQDQIVVAICGKNLEHTTKVGRMGELRRRIKAQNNVLIILDDIWSELDLTEVGIPFGDEHNGCKLVITSREREVLIKMDTQKDFNLTALLEEDSWNLFQKIAGNVVNEVSIKPIAEEVAKCCAGLPLLITAVAKGLRKKEVHAWRVALKQLKEFKHKELENNVYPALKLSYDFLDTEELKSLFLFIGSFGLNHILTEDLFRCCWGLGFYGGVDKLMEARDTHYTLINELRASSLLLEGELDWVGMHDVVRDVAKSIASKSPPIDPTYPTYADQFGKCHYIRFQSSLTEVQADNLFSGMMKEVMTLSLYEMSFTPFLPPSLNLLIKLRSLNLRRCKLGDIRMVAKLSNLEILSLEKSSIEELPEEITHLTHLRLLNLTDCYELRVIPTNLTSNLTCLEELYMGGCNSIEWEVEGSRSESKNASLSELQNLHNLTTLEISIKDTSVLSRGFQFPAKLETYNILIGNISEWGRSQNWYGEALGPSRTLKLTGSSWTSISSLTTVEDLRLAELKGVKDLLYDLDVEGFPQLKHLHIHGSDELLHIINSRRLRNPHSSAFPNLKSLLLYNLYTMEEICHGPIPTLSFAKLEVIKVRNCHGLDNLLLYSLARNLSQLHEMEINNCRCMKEIIAMEEHEDEKELLEIVLPELRSLALVELTRLQSFCLPLTVDMGDPSIQGIPLALFNQQVVTPKLETLELYDMDICKIWDDKLPLHSCFQNLTHLIVGRCNSLTSLFASWMGRGLVKLQYLTIYCCQMLKAIFVQEDQFPNSETVEISIMNDWKSIRPNQEPPNSFHHNLKINIYDCESMDFVFPVSAAKELRQHQFLEIRSCGIKNIFEKSDITCDMTHVYLEKITVEKCPGMKTIIPSFVLFQCLDKLIVSSCHTLVNIIRPSTTTSLPNLRILRISECDELEEIYGSNNESDDAPLGEIAFRKLEELTLKYLPRLTSFCQGSYDFRFPSLQIVSIEECPVMDTFCQGNITTPSLTKVEYRLSRDNWCRIEDHWYGDLNTTVRTVFTKKYLYDDWETLDIRNNNNLKSIWPNQVTPDFFPNLTKIVIYLCESQYVFPIYVAKVLRQLQVLEIGLCTIENIVEESDSTCEMMVVYLEVRKCHDMMTIVPSSVQFHSLDELHVSRCHGLVNIIMPSTIANLPNLRILMISECDELEEVYGSNNESDEPLGEIAFMKLEELTLKYLPWLKSFCQGSYNFKFPSLQKVHLKDCPMMETFCHGNLTTTSHIEVRCLYGWSNEESEDHWDGDLNTTIRTIFTKENTK; via the exons GGCTCAAACTCTGAAGGATACTCAAGACGGTGTGCAACACCGGGTTGTTGAGGCTGAAAGGCATGGAGACAAGATTGAAAATATTGTACAGAACTGGCTGAAGAAAGCAAATGAAATGGTTGCTGCGGCAAATAAAGTTATTGATGTTGAAGGAACTAGATGGTGTCTGGGACATTATTGTCCCTATCTGTGGACAAGATGTCAGCTGAGCAagagttttgaaaaaattacaaaagagaTTTCAGATGTCATAGAGAAAGGAAAATTTGATACAATTTCTTACCGTGATGCCCCTGATCTCACAATTACACCATTTTCTAGAGGTTATGAAGCACTGGAGTCCAGAACATCAATGCTGAGTGAGATTAAGGAAATTCTTAAGGATCCTAAAATGTACATGATTGGGGTGCATGGGATGGGTGGCGTGGGTAAAACAACTCTTGTGAATGAGTTAGCTTGGCAAGTGAAGAATGATGGCTCGTTTGGTGCTGTGGCTATTGCGACCATAACCAGTTCTCCAAATGTGGAAAATGTCCAAGACCAAATTGTTGTAGCTATATGTGGTAAAAATCTTGAACACACGACAAAAGTAGGAAGAATGGGAGAATTGCGTCGAAGGATAAAAGCACAGAACAATGTTCTCATTATTCTTGATGACATTTGGAGTGAACTTGATTTGACAGAAGTGGGAATTCCTTTTGGTGATGAACACAATGGTTGCAAATTGGTAATAACTTCCAGAGAACGTGAAGTGCTGATAAAGATGGACACTCAAAAAGATTTTAATCTTACAGCTTTACTGGAGGAAGATAGTTGGAATTTGTTCCAGAAAATAGCAGGTAATGTTGTTAATGAAGTTAGTATAAAACCAATTGCAGAAGAAGTGGCAAAATGTTGTGCTGGTTTGCCTCTTTTGATCACAGCCGTGGCAAAGGGTTTGAGAAAAAAGGAAGTCCATGCTTGGAGGGTTGCCCTAAAACAACTAAAGGAATTTAAGCATAAAGAGTTGGAGAATAATGTCTACCCTGCTTTGAAGTTAAGTTATGATTTTTTAGATACAGAGGAATTGAAGTCACTATTCTTATTCATTGGTTCATTTGGACTAAATCATATCCTCACTGAAGATTTGTTTAGATGTTGTTGGGGGTTGGGCTTTTATGGTGGCGTGGACAAATTGATGGAGGCAAGAGACACACATTACACATTAATAAATGAGCTTAGGGCCTCTTCATTATTGCTTGAAGGTGAACTTGATTGGGTTGGAATGCATGATGTTGTACGTGACGTGGCTAAATCAATTGCATCTAAGTCTCCTCCGATCGATCCGACCTATCCCACCTATGCAGATCAGTTTGGCAAGTGTCATTATATTAGATTTCAGTCTTCTTTGACTGAAGTCCAAGCTGATAACTTATTCTCTGGGATGATGAAAGAAGTGATGACTTTGAGTTTATATGAAATGTCCTTCACCCCTTTCCTACCCCCTTCTCTCAATCTCTTGATTAAGCTTCGCTCATTGAATCTAAGAAGATGTAAATTGGGAGACATAAGGATGGTGGCAAAACTCTCAAATTTAGAAATTCTTTCCTTGGAGAAGTCTAGTATTGAAGAGCTCCCAGAAGAAATAACACATCTGACTCATCTTCGTTTGCTAAATTTAACAGACTGCTATGAACTAAGAGTCATTCCTACAAATCTTACATCAAATTTGACGTGCTTAGAAGAATTGTACATGGGGGGTTGCAATAGTATTGAATGGGAAGTTGAAGGAAGCAGAAGTGAAAGCAAGAACGCTAGTTTAAGTGAGTTACAGAATTTGCATAATTTGACAACTTTGGAGATATCAATCAAAGATACTTCGGTTTTGTCAAGGGGCTTCCAGTTCCCTGCAAAGCTCGAAACATACAACATATTGATTGGTAATATTTCAGAATGGGGTCGGTCTCAAAATTGGTATGGTGAAGCTCTAGGACCCTCAAGAACGCTTAAGCTCACGGGCTCTTCGTGGACGAGCATATCGTCGTTGACCACAGTTGAGGACTTGAGGCTTGCTGAATTAAAAGGGGTTAAGGATTTGCTGTATGATTTGGATGTGGAAGGTTTTCCTCAATTAAAGCATCTGCATATTCATGGTAGTGATGAATTGTTGCACATCATTAACTCAAGAAGGTTAAGGAATCCCCATTCATCCGCATTCCCCAATTTGAAGTCTTTGCTTCTTTACAATCTATATACAATGGAAGAAATATGTCATGGTCCAATTCCAACACTGTCTTTTGCAAAGCTTGAAGTTATTAAAGTTAGAAATTGTCATGGATTGGATAATTTACTTTTGTATTCCCTCGCAAGAAACCTTTCTCAACTTCATGAGATGGAAATTAATAATTGCAGATGTATGAAAGAGATCATTGCTATGGAAGAACATGAGGATGAGAAAGAGCTTCTTGAGATTGTTCTACCTGAATTGCGTTCTCTCGCATTAGTTGAATTAACTAGGCTTCAGAGTTTCTGTTTGCCTCTTACAGTCGATATGGGTGATCCATCCATTCAAGGAATTCCTCTAGCACTGTTTAATCAACAG GTGGTGACCCCTAAACTTGAAACATTGGAGTTGTATGACATGGATATTTGCAAGATATGGGATGATAAACTTCCACTTCATTCTTGCTTTCAAAACTTGACACATTTAATAGTTGGCAGATGTAATAGTTTAACAAGTTTATTCGCATCCTGGATGGGAAGAGGATTGGTCAAACTACAATATCTTACTATTTACTGTTGTCAAATGTTGAAAGCCATATTCGTCCAAGAG GATCAATTTCCAAACTCGGAGACAGTGGAAATCAGCATCATGAATGATTGGAAATCAATACGGCCTAATCAAGAGCCTCCAAATTCCTTCCATCACAATCTGAAGATTAACATTTATGACTGTGAAAGCATGGATTTTGTCTTTCCCGTATCCGCGGCTAAAGAGCTTCGGCAGCACCAATTTCTTGAAATAAGATCATGTGGCATaaagaatatttttgaaaaaagtgATATTACTTGTGATATGACCCATGTTTACCTTGAAAAAATAACTGTAGAGAAGTGTCCAGGCATGAAGACCATAATTCCATCCTTTGTGCTATTTCAGTGTTTAGATAAATTGATTGTGTCCAGTTGTCATACACTGGTCAATATTATAAGGCCATCAACAACCACAAGTTTACCAAACCTCCGCATTTTAAGGATAAGTGAATGTGATGAGCTAGAGGAAATTTATGGAAGCAATAATGAGAGTGATGATGCACCATTGGGCGAGATTGCTTTTAGGAAATTGGAGGAATTGACATTGAAATACTTACCGAGGCTCACAAGCTTTTGCCAGGGAAGTTACGATTTCAGGTTTCCATCACTACAAATTGTAAGTATTGAAGAATGTCCAGTGATGGACACTTTTTGTCAGGGAAACATAACCACACCAAGCCTCACAAAGGTGGAATATAGATTGAGTAGAGATAATTGGTGTAGGATTGAAGATCATTGGTATGGCGACCTTAATACTACTGTTAGAACAGTTTTCACTAAAAAG TATCTATATGATGACTGGGAGACGCTAGATATCAGAAACAACAATAATTTGAAGTCCATATGGCCTAATCAAGTGACTCCAGATTTCTTTCCAAACCTGACGAAAATTGTCATTTATCTCTGTGAAAGCCAGTATGTCTTTCCCATCTACGTGGCTAAAGTGCTTCGGCAGCTCCAAGTTCTTGAAATAGGCTTGTGTACCATAGAGAATATTGTGGAAGAAAGTGATAGTACTTGTGAAATGATGGTTGTTTATCTTGAAGTACGGAAGTGTCATGATATGATGACCATAGTCCCATCCTCTGTTCAGTTTCATTCTTTAGATGAATTGCATGTGTCCAGGTGTCATGGACTAGTAAATATTATAATGCCATCAACAATCGCAAACTTACCAAATCTCCGCATTTTAATGATAAGTGAATGTGATGAGCTAGAGGAAGTTTATGGAAGCAATAATGAGAGTGATGAACCACTGGGCGAGATTGCTTTTATGAAATTGGAGGAATTGACATTGAAATACTTACCGTGGCTCAAAAGCTTTTGCCAGGGAAGTTACAACTTCAAGTTTCCATCATTACAAAAGGTACATTTGAAAGACTGTCCCATGATGGAGACTTTCTGTCATGGAAACTTAACCACAACAAGCCACATTGAGGTGCGATGCCTATATGGATGGAGTAATGAAGAATCAGAAGATCATTGGGATGGTGACCTTAATACTACTATTAGAACAATTTTCACTAAAGAG AATACAAAATAA